AATCAGGCTTGGACTAAATTCTCGATAGATGAAAAATATAGAGAGCACTGACTGTTGAATATTAATTTCAAGGGGTATTGAAGACGAGTAATTAAAGTATCATTTACAATAGCAAGAAAAGCGAGCTAGAATTAGGCAAGAACTTTCATAAGTCCACTGTTATATTATACTAGCTCCCTAGCCTAATTCAGAACTGATATTCAATGCAGGCCAACTAAATGGCACGTTGTTTCTGCAGCGCCAGTTCAACTAAAAGATGACGGAGGATTTCCCCCAAGTGTTACTAAGATGAGTAAATTTTATGAATGGATAAGATAAAAGATGCAAACAAGGTGAATTAGAAACACGATGAGAATGATTTATGTGATGATGCCACTGAACTAAAAAACTGATAGTGGATCCAATACCATAGAATGGGGTTGACAGCCTAGGCAGATTGAACTGGATGGTTTCTTGCTGTGGCTTACGGCGCCTTGCATTATGATCAGAAAGCCTTCTTCGACAACTGCGCTTCTTTTCATCAAATTCCAACAGGCTATGAAACCTTCACAGAAAGAAGCAGCATTAAACCTTTGAAATCCTTCCTACTAACTAAATAAAAGAGGCAGACTTATTATTGAGCGTTATCGTTATGATTAGAACTATCAAGTATCAAGCACCAGATGCATACAGCTTAAGCTTAAAGCGCAACAACAGTTGGATCAtcttttgtaaaaataaaaatacaccTGCTGCACTGCTGGCAAAATCGGCGTTCACGGCCTCCAACTACAACCTTGGGGCACTTTGAATGGCTGTCGCAAACTCTATGTTTTCGGTGATATTCTTTAGCCAGTGAAAGATCAACGTTGCAGCCCTCGACTTGACAGAATATAGGAGCATTCGGAGCAGATGATTTAGTTTTCTTTGGCGcagtggtggtggtggcagggGCGGGCATCGCAGAAAAGGAAGTGCTCTTAACAGTGCCTCCACCACCGGTATTCTCAAAATACGTCCGCTTTCCAAGCTTCAAACCCAGCAATGCTTCTGCAGAGCCAACAGAGGCATCGGGAGTTGATGAAGTTCCAGAAAGCTCAATTCCTTTCATCTCAATCTTCTTGCTGAAGTTCCCAGAAGAGCCCTCAGATGTAGTGAATGTTAAGATGGAAGTCTGCATCCTATCCTTGCAGGAAGAGTCGGTAGAAGCTGAAATCGAACTCTTGGCTGAAGAACCATGCCTGCCATCAGAGCCCGAGGCGCCACTGTTGCCACCACAAGCAGCAGATAGATTGAAGGATCCACCATGGATCTCCTCATCATCGACAATTGACCAATCCGCTAATTGCAGATTCTTCGGACTCTCAATCGCCTTTGAACCAAACGCAGCCAAGTTTTCCCAATCCCACTTTGCATTCCACTCCATCTCCATAAAGTGGCTCATCAAACAACTCAATTAACAGGCTGCATCATAAACCGGGACCCTAGATCTGGAAGTTAACAAATCAACACCACTCAAAACAAGCTAAAATTGGAAAAGGAGTAAAGAAGTAAATGCACATACCAAATTCAAGGAAACTATGCTATGAAGAGATGAGAATTCATCACCCCGTCACCAAATGACAACTCCCTCTTTCAAGAAGTCGACAAAAATAGCAAGAAGAAAATGAATCAAATGTCAAGATCAACTCTTTAATATCATCAAGAGTCTATAAAGCCATTTCAAAGGCCAGCTAGCAAGCACAAAGCTGTTTTCACCGCAAATTCAATTCGATAGAGATTTCTGCAACAcagaatttttcaaaaatttgttCTTGATTCAATCTACAACCCCAGCTCCTAAGAATCTCACAAGCCTACTAAGAAACAGAATTATTAATAAAGAAACATGCAACAAACAGTTTACTACCCAAAGTAAAGAATTCCTCAATTCTTTGAATAAAAGAATAGAAAGTGAAACTCTTCTCCCACTATAAAAGGCACCGGATCAGAAAAAGTGAGGTGAAAAAGAACAATAACTACTTACCGACCACTAATCAACCAGCATTCTATAAATAATAGTTCCTCCAGTAATATAGAAAGCATAATATACAAATGCAACTTCAGCCCAATtgcaaaaaaatatactatcaTTAATAAGGTGAAAAATTTTCTGTGTGtgtgaagaagaaaagagaaccAGTCAGAAACGTCTAAATGTCACTTTCAAAGCCTTTCCCCACCTACCTGGCTGGCTACCTCAAAAAtcccaaataaataaatgaagaattAGGTAAAAAGTAAAAGTTATGTACAGAAACACTGTGATATATTAGATCTATACAGTGCATTTAGAGAGCTTGCGATTACAGTAGATAAAAAGAAATTACCCTAAACAGCATACTGATATTATGATCTGCATTTTTTCAGTGTACTAACAAATCTCATcctttatcattaaaaaaaaaatggaagaagaAATGGGGGCTGAGAGATGGAGAAGCTATGGTCCCCCATCTAGGGTTTTTTTTATTGGAATCAACAACCGAAAGCAGAAGGGGAACTTTTCCCACTGCACacagaaaaaaatattttctttttccgaaaattaacaaaaatgaaaagcatgggcaaaagaaataaaagcaCCCAATTCCCAAAGCTGAGATTTTTGTGGCCATGTTTTAGCAGAGATTCGAAGTGGGAAGTTTGAGTTTGAGACAGAAAATCCCTCTGCCGTTTATCCAAAAATAGGCAATAAAAAATCAGAAGCAGCAGAGCGAAGGAAATGGTGCAATCTTTAACAAGAAAGGAAAGGTAGAGAGAGGAAGTGCTTACCCTTGTTACCCAGTAAAGAAAAGGAGGCGTTAGTTTTACTATATGGAGAAAGTGAGAGCCCCCAAATCCATGGAATTAGTATGTGTGAATAAGCCAGCAGATAAATAGTAATGCTGCTGTGTCTCCCCTGACAACAGCTGCTGCTTTAACACTATAAACTAAACTAGGGGGATTTCAACTCATGGTGTGTTTAGTTGGAACAGCTTTTAATATTTGGAAAAtctaagattttttttatttacttttattagtTTAGAAAATAGATACCCACGACATCGTTACcacttttatcattttagtTCGTCCAAGATATCATTTTCACATCCATTTATAGCAGTAGGGTTCACAAACTCTACTCACAAGTCACAACAATAGTGAtactcaaactccactcacaatgaTACCAACTACTATCAACTACTATCCGGCacttttttaaaactcgtgccgtccataAAATGTAAAACGATATCGTgcacgaagggagtaatattgtATCATCTTCATCCCATTTAATATGATTCAAAAGTTATTTTAGTGGACACATGAGTGTTTGTAAGAAGGAACTGTCCTAGGGTTTAACCAAAGCAGGGTACCTCAGTGACAACAATTGATACTAAATTATTCGGTAGACTTAGAATATAACATCGTTCACCACGACATTATAATCTAATGGCTACCTACGAGCTCTACAATCAAATGAAATTTATTGAATTACTTGGTTTATTAAGTTTTTATGGGTCTACGTACTTATTAGGTAGATTTTTAATCCGTTTGTACTATTTTGGACTCTTTTCTTTGATGTCCGCCCATCATCCTCGCCCTCGGCTTATGTCGTTGTGGTTGTCTTCCCTTGTGTGTACCTAAGTTTtagtttgtaatttattttcttattttatatacatatctttaaaaaaatttagaacATCCCAATTGTAGTAGCTCAATCCCAAAATGGAAGATGAACATTAATCATTATATTGAGGTATAATGTGGTCATAAATCATATTCTTTTTAACATGCGTGTCAAAAAATAAGGAGTCATATTATGGGAATATTGAATTAAGATTTGATTCAAGTGAGTTGAAGTAACTAAGAAGTACTAGTACTACTTTTGAGATagaagtttatatatatatatatatatatatatatatatagggagaggttcaggaaagaaccataaataaaagaagaccggagaaccattttcagccattcgatcatcaagatctacggtggatgcatcatcttgttggatgaatgcagatcctgggttcgaatcctgaagggagcattttttttttatttttttgagtgcattaattttaacagctcTAGAAccacattatttgtgagaacgggagaaccatcaaatctaatgcattcactgtaaaaattaatgcatccgctgttaaaattaatgcactcaaaaaaataaaaataaaaatgctcccttcaggattcgaacccaggatctgcattcatccaacaagatgatgcatccaccgtagatcttgatgatcgaatggctgaaaatggttctccggtcttcttttatttatggttctttcctgaacctctccctatatatatatatatatatatatatatatatatatatatatatatatatagggaaaagttCCCTTGAGAAAGCTATATATTGTtagaattgagaataaatttggTCCATTAGATTTTTATCTATCAACGAACATGATTAAATCTATTGAGATAAGCCGTTTTATAGATGTAAGGGCATAAGTGTATTTCCTTAGAATTCGTAACGTATGAGATCCCTCAGTTTTCGGTAAGTGTTTGACTTTTTTATGTGTATTTTTGAAATTGTTTGAAGAATACCCAATATTAACAAATTAGATTGTATTATATTCATTCTTTAACGTTTTCAAGGCCACATGTTTTTCCATATCGCATATTAGTGTGTTTGGCTTAAGGGCTAAAGCTTAGTGCATGTTTTAGTTTACCCATTAGTTAacccaaaatattttttagttgttaaaatattaaaagac
The genomic region above belongs to Salvia miltiorrhiza cultivar Shanhuang (shh) chromosome 5, IMPLAD_Smil_shh, whole genome shotgun sequence and contains:
- the LOC131025426 gene encoding squamosa promoter-binding-like protein 12, with protein sequence MSHFMEMEWNAKWDWENLAAFGSKAIESPKNLQLADWSIVDDEEIHGGSFNLSAACGGNSGASGSDGRHGSSAKSSISASTDSSCKDRMQTSILTFTTSEGSSGNFSKKIEMKGIELSGTSSTPDASVGSAEALLGLKLGKRTYFENTGGGGTVKSTSFSAMPAPATTTTAPKKTKSSAPNAPIFCQVEGCNVDLSLAKEYHRKHRVCDSHSKCPKVVVGGRERRFCQQCSRFHSLLEFDEKKRSCRRRLSDHNARRRKPQQETIQFNLPRLSTPFYGGTHQMSFMLNNPPPDHSRTTANSIWNNSKFALAKGCSLKSEGDEGIEEPLHIPGIRVPQAINMQNAANGLSASKHTQSQSVVLNSGCKGSLISSLDAAPEYRRALSLLSSNSWDSCNQESIQLHHQLHENTPNTIQPMYHAIPEGVPFSSSDLWPTGPHHHVGMGSFKTPYDADFYSNILN